One segment of Fibrobacter sp. UWB10 DNA contains the following:
- a CDS encoding nitrilase-related carbon-nitrogen hydrolase: MLDIYLVQMEVAPNDKAKNFAKVRELTAKIHKEPNDPVPGLVILPEMFATGYLPLHPESAAEDFSASDSGETAQLLYELANQTGCYIMGAGIALSNSKLLNHSSVYAPGNAKEFASYDKRRPFFMEQPKFSAGEKVNLFKIQNWNVAATICFDLRFPELYRDATKAGARLITVQAAWPVERIAHWRTLLQARAIEDQVYIAAVNTAVYGGNSMIVSPKGEIMAETDDKSEGIVHARIESAPQEEYRKKFPVLRDIL, from the coding sequence ATGCTTGATATTTACTTGGTACAAATGGAAGTCGCCCCGAACGACAAGGCTAAAAACTTCGCCAAAGTGCGCGAATTGACCGCAAAAATCCATAAAGAGCCTAACGATCCCGTGCCAGGTTTAGTCATTTTACCCGAAATGTTTGCCACGGGCTACCTGCCCCTGCACCCCGAATCGGCCGCCGAAGATTTTTCGGCCAGCGACTCCGGCGAAACCGCCCAGCTTTTATACGAGCTTGCGAACCAAACCGGTTGCTATATCATGGGTGCTGGCATCGCACTTTCGAACAGCAAGTTATTGAATCACAGCAGCGTCTACGCCCCCGGCAACGCAAAAGAATTCGCCTCCTACGACAAGCGCCGTCCCTTCTTCATGGAACAGCCCAAATTCAGCGCAGGCGAAAAAGTTAATTTATTCAAAATTCAAAATTGGAACGTTGCTGCAACCATCTGTTTTGACTTGCGATTCCCGGAACTCTACCGCGACGCCACCAAGGCTGGTGCTAGGCTCATCACGGTTCAGGCCGCATGGCCCGTAGAACGAATCGCACACTGGAGAACTCTGTTGCAGGCCCGCGCCATCGAAGACCAAGTGTACATCGCCGCCGTGAATACCGCTGTCTACGGCGGAAACTCAATGATTGTAAGCCCCAAAGGCGAAATCATGGCAGAGACAGACGACAAAAGCGAAGGCATCGTGCATGCACGCATCGAATCGGCTCCGCAAGAAGAATACCGTAAAAAATTCCCTGTTTTAAGGGACATTTTATAA
- a CDS encoding phosphotransferase: MIEDISVKRWFMGKGRPIHSIEELDSIPLGGTKVSILQVRFESDKNDECDYYCVIEDESKIGAVLAEYFGPKFPKEKLLHAQPLNAEQSNSAFYSKGEFFFKLYRRLQVGEHPEAEIMKHLSQKAAQGLPKIAPDFYGDFSFTKDGETRTLGILEEHIPDAQNAWDLMVRTPNEKTQSGSQNFFADAAFELGRTTAQMHKALKDLEGTPAQAEEVPFDKLIGLLKVNGKDDLVPIIQEKQFLFQRKKEIPERVRDDKHDTSALKPQRIHGDYHLGQLLYKDGKFIVLDFEGEPTRTLEYRRRLRSPAADIAGMLRSFAYASAVRGDKEFEQVTAEAFLQGYSRESGISVQQLKEEASPYVLGKAIYEACYELEFRPDWFWIPEAALKSGL, from the coding sequence ATGATTGAGGACATTTCAGTAAAACGTTGGTTCATGGGCAAAGGCCGCCCTATCCATTCTATCGAAGAACTCGACAGCATACCCCTCGGCGGCACAAAAGTTTCGATTCTCCAAGTCCGCTTTGAAAGCGACAAAAACGATGAATGCGATTATTACTGCGTCATCGAAGACGAATCCAAAATAGGTGCGGTACTCGCCGAATACTTCGGCCCAAAATTTCCAAAAGAAAAATTGCTGCATGCACAGCCCCTGAATGCCGAGCAAAGCAATTCCGCGTTCTACTCCAAGGGTGAATTCTTTTTCAAACTGTACCGCCGTTTGCAAGTCGGCGAACACCCCGAAGCCGAAATCATGAAGCACCTGAGCCAAAAAGCGGCGCAAGGGCTCCCAAAAATCGCCCCGGATTTCTACGGCGATTTTAGCTTCACAAAAGATGGCGAAACACGTACCCTCGGGATTCTCGAAGAACACATTCCCGACGCCCAGAATGCTTGGGATTTAATGGTCCGCACACCAAATGAGAAAACGCAATCCGGCAGCCAGAATTTTTTTGCCGACGCAGCATTCGAACTCGGGCGCACGACCGCCCAAATGCACAAGGCACTCAAAGATCTAGAAGGCACGCCCGCACAGGCCGAAGAAGTTCCCTTTGACAAGCTCATCGGGCTATTGAAAGTGAACGGGAAAGATGACCTCGTGCCGATTATTCAGGAAAAGCAATTCCTTTTCCAACGAAAAAAAGAGATCCCGGAACGAGTCCGGGATGACAAGCATGATACAAGCGCACTCAAACCGCAGCGCATTCACGGAGATTATCACTTAGGGCAGTTGCTTTATAAAGACGGCAAGTTTATCGTGCTGGACTTTGAAGGCGAACCCACCCGCACTCTGGAATACAGGCGCAGGCTTCGCTCCCCCGCCGCCGACATAGCCGGCATGCTCCGCAGCTTCGCCTATGCCAGCGCCGTCCGCGGCGACAAAGAATTCGAGCAAGTCACGGCCGAAGCCTTTTTACAAGGCTACAGCCGTGAATCTGGCATTTCTGTACAGCAGTTAAAAGAAGAGGCCTCGCCCTATGTACTGGGCAAGGCCATCTACGAAGCTTGTTACGAGCTGGAATTCCGACCCGACTGGTTCTGGATTCCAGAAGCCGCCTTAAAAAGCGGACTCTAA
- the queA gene encoding tRNA preQ1(34) S-adenosylmethionine ribosyltransferase-isomerase QueA, producing MESHNLSDYNFEFPKELIASRTAGKGKTRILHCPKDGGERHIMKAPEIVDLFKPGDCLVVNNTKVIPARLYGHTLHGGEVETLLVQALIPAEDGSARYEAQVRPGKAFKIGRELDIAGVKTVVEDIKEDGARVLRFAVTPVELEAVMNREGHVPLPPYIDRPDDEDDKKAYQTIFAKYSGAVAAPTASLHFSEEMLDALKAKGVYVAEVTLHVGPGTFQNISVEDFTQHKMHGEHYELTKENADIINKAKREGGRVVTVGTTSTRVVETIADANGIVKAQKGVTHAFFYPGYRYKIVDGLLTNFHWPKSSLILLVSAFYGRENTLEAYKMAVENKMKLFSYGDGMLIL from the coding sequence ATGGAATCGCATAATCTTTCTGACTATAATTTTGAATTCCCGAAGGAACTGATTGCCAGCCGCACGGCGGGCAAAGGGAAAACTCGTATTCTGCATTGCCCCAAAGATGGCGGTGAACGCCATATTATGAAGGCTCCTGAAATTGTCGATCTTTTTAAGCCGGGTGATTGCCTGGTGGTGAATAACACGAAGGTGATTCCGGCCCGACTTTACGGCCATACATTGCATGGTGGCGAAGTCGAAACGCTCTTGGTGCAGGCGTTGATTCCTGCTGAAGATGGCTCTGCCCGCTACGAGGCGCAAGTTCGCCCGGGTAAGGCTTTCAAGATTGGGCGCGAACTCGATATTGCTGGCGTCAAGACGGTTGTCGAAGACATCAAGGAAGACGGCGCTCGCGTGCTGCGCTTTGCGGTAACGCCTGTGGAACTGGAAGCCGTGATGAACCGCGAAGGCCATGTGCCGCTGCCGCCTTACATTGATCGCCCCGATGACGAGGATGACAAGAAGGCTTACCAGACGATTTTTGCGAAGTATTCCGGTGCCGTGGCCGCTCCGACGGCAAGCCTGCACTTTAGCGAAGAAATGCTCGATGCCTTGAAGGCGAAGGGCGTTTATGTTGCCGAAGTCACGCTGCATGTGGGCCCGGGAACCTTCCAGAATATCTCGGTGGAAGACTTTACCCAGCACAAGATGCATGGCGAACATTACGAGCTCACCAAGGAAAACGCCGACATCATTAACAAGGCCAAACGCGAAGGCGGTCGAGTGGTGACCGTAGGTACCACGAGTACACGCGTTGTTGAAACGATTGCTGACGCCAACGGTATCGTGAAGGCGCAGAAGGGCGTGACCCATGCGTTCTTCTATCCGGGTTACCGCTACAAGATTGTGGATGGCTTGCTGACCAATTTCCACTGGCCGAAAAGCTCTCTGATTTTGCTGGTGTCCGCTTTCTATGGCCGCGAAAACACCCTCGAAGCCTACAAGATGGCGGTCGAAAACAAGATGAAGCTTTTCAGCTATGGCGACGGAATGTTGATTCTTTAG
- a CDS encoding WYL domain-containing protein: MATGYEKINAIKNKLKVKQTVNGLAKLMGCGPRTIFRHLEVISEENCGLRKFKENGETFYIIQTDKEANFNQEVVKQLEKIKKNLPANAAPEIKTVKLLDKVIKTMQTTNPEDFKPEAISTDPDYVLDYGPFSDDKLQDTMVNRVLRAIHEGFAIKIQYSHATDHSGVSEEVKEVNPVKVIMRVDTLYLIAGEEDEKGNQTFKNYLFEQIKSVQETNHAMPKFIFDAAMHYKYAFGKYTGSGKPEDITLEIRNKWLQTQFERSHFNPEISKRYDKNKNMIVDMKLRITPDFKTWLMGVAGDVRILKPASLKEEVKQLLKKALAEMDA, translated from the coding sequence ATGGCTACCGGTTACGAAAAGATTAATGCAATTAAGAATAAACTGAAGGTTAAGCAGACGGTAAATGGCTTGGCAAAGTTGATGGGTTGCGGTCCGCGCACCATTTTTCGCCATTTGGAAGTGATTAGTGAAGAAAATTGTGGCCTCCGAAAGTTCAAGGAAAATGGGGAAACCTTCTATATTATCCAGACCGACAAAGAAGCGAATTTCAATCAGGAAGTCGTAAAGCAGCTTGAAAAAATCAAGAAGAATTTGCCTGCAAATGCCGCTCCTGAAATCAAGACGGTCAAACTTTTGGATAAAGTCATCAAGACCATGCAGACCACGAATCCCGAAGACTTTAAGCCCGAGGCGATTTCAACGGATCCGGACTATGTGCTTGATTACGGCCCGTTCAGCGATGACAAACTGCAAGATACCATGGTGAATCGCGTGCTTAGGGCCATTCACGAAGGCTTTGCAATCAAAATTCAGTATAGCCACGCCACAGATCATTCCGGAGTTTCTGAAGAAGTCAAGGAAGTGAATCCGGTCAAGGTGATTATGCGCGTGGATACGTTGTACTTGATTGCTGGTGAAGAAGACGAAAAGGGAAATCAGACTTTCAAGAATTACCTTTTTGAACAAATCAAGAGCGTGCAAGAAACGAACCATGCTATGCCTAAGTTTATTTTTGATGCGGCAATGCATTATAAGTATGCCTTTGGCAAGTATACGGGCTCGGGCAAGCCAGAAGACATTACGCTTGAAATCCGTAATAAGTGGTTGCAGACGCAGTTCGAACGTTCGCATTTCAATCCTGAAATTTCGAAACGCTACGATAAGAACAAGAATATGATTGTGGACATGAAACTCCGCATTACGCCAGATTTCAAGACCTGGCTGATGGGTGTTGCGGGCGATGTTCGCATTTTAAAACCGGCTTCGCTTAAAGAAGAAGTAAAACAGTTGTTGAAAAAGGCTCTCGCTGAGATGGATGCCTAA
- a CDS encoding BON domain-containing protein, whose product MEHGIFAREAYSTFGGMEPHIPLLCCCDACNTMFVAFSNEFIFCSREFVNQDYTKIFGYNRIKAGNWIYFKGSPKPGLVKSIFQSPDKMIIIVNYDGGPDQKIEKPRTAIVNEESPEGYRLLPIQSAQTLLGDFIYHAIRDQFGVAVGLVNDGEKDKLAVMLKDNTLVFITLPPLAQNLPNDKLCAIVQNKLAQVFPEHCTRVSVEAGQGIVYLNGLVKNLSIQRAIVKCVNAIPKVRGCVDFTRVETSSLTTDAVIEKTVYEQIESSATRLFDYKVNVSEGKVQIEAYCYENERPKDLENRLAEIPGVRDLICLVTEVYDPINVEVCQKVESEIAASAFLQGTNIRVSCNNRKFLLEGRVQSLLQKELALATLLKNVKTTSIENRLRIV is encoded by the coding sequence GTGGAACACGGCATATTTGCCCGCGAGGCGTATTCGACCTTTGGGGGAATGGAACCGCATATTCCGCTTTTGTGTTGCTGCGATGCATGCAACACCATGTTTGTCGCGTTCTCGAACGAATTCATTTTTTGCAGTCGAGAATTTGTAAATCAGGATTACACCAAAATTTTCGGCTACAATCGCATTAAGGCGGGAAACTGGATTTACTTTAAAGGATCGCCCAAACCGGGCCTTGTCAAAAGTATTTTCCAGTCGCCTGATAAGATGATTATCATTGTCAATTACGATGGTGGTCCTGATCAAAAAATTGAAAAGCCGAGAACGGCTATTGTGAACGAAGAATCTCCCGAAGGGTATCGTCTGTTGCCAATCCAAAGTGCGCAGACGCTTTTGGGCGATTTTATTTACCATGCGATTCGAGACCAGTTTGGCGTGGCTGTTGGCTTGGTGAACGATGGCGAAAAAGATAAACTTGCTGTGATGTTAAAAGACAATACGCTTGTCTTTATTACGCTTCCGCCTTTGGCGCAGAACTTGCCGAATGACAAGTTGTGTGCGATTGTGCAGAATAAATTGGCACAAGTGTTCCCGGAACATTGTACAAGGGTGTCTGTCGAAGCGGGGCAGGGTATTGTTTATCTGAATGGCCTGGTGAAAAATCTGTCGATTCAGCGCGCGATTGTAAAATGCGTGAATGCGATTCCCAAAGTGCGCGGTTGCGTTGATTTTACGCGTGTGGAAACGTCTTCGCTCACGACGGATGCCGTAATTGAAAAAACGGTGTACGAACAGATTGAATCCTCTGCGACGCGCTTGTTCGATTACAAGGTGAATGTGTCAGAAGGCAAGGTCCAAATTGAAGCGTACTGCTATGAAAATGAACGCCCGAAAGATTTGGAAAATCGCTTGGCCGAAATCCCTGGCGTGCGCGACTTGATTTGCCTGGTGACAGAAGTCTATGATCCGATAAATGTAGAAGTTTGTCAAAAGGTAGAATCGGAAATCGCGGCGAGTGCCTTTTTACAAGGCACGAACATTAGAGTATCTTGCAATAATCGGAAATTTTTGTTGGAAGGTCGTGTGCAATCGTTGCTGCAAAAAGAACTTGCTTTGGCAACGCTCCTTAAAAATGTCAAGACGACGTCCATCGAAAACCGTTTAAGAATTGTATAG